In Actinobacillus indolicus, a single genomic region encodes these proteins:
- the treC gene encoding alpha,alpha-phosphotrehalase, translated as MNNKNWWQNGVIYQIYPKSFQDTTGNGTGDIQGIIKRLDYLQTLGIDGIWITPMYVSPQIDNGYDIADYRNIDPSYGTMADFEQLIAEAHKRNIRIVMDMVFNHSSTFHEWFKQGEDPNSPYHDYYIWKEQPTNWKSKFGGSAWKWSDKAQKYYLHLFAPEQADLNWETPKLRSELFDICKFWAEKGIDGLRLDVVNLISKPEKFEDDFEGDGRRFYTDGPKIHQYLQMLNQNALTPYGLMTVGEMSSTKLEHCQQYANLNGSELSMTFNFHHLKVDYPNGEKWTYAKPDYVELKSIFNYWQQGMHGKAWNALFWCNHDQPRIVSRFGDEGELRTTSAKMLAMLLHGMQGTPYIYQGEEIGMTNPNFATIEEYRDVESLNAYAELKEKGVSEDMIIKILAQKSRDNSRTPVQWDSSKNAGFSTGTPWIDVARNYNEINVEQALSDKNSVFYTYQQLIALRKKLVVLTDGDYQDLLPQHPSVWAYQRTNTTEKLTVVANLSNQEQTVALTLQGTILMNNNDEIDITSNQVTLKPYQAIYLLA; from the coding sequence ATGAACAACAAAAACTGGTGGCAAAACGGGGTGATTTATCAAATCTACCCAAAATCATTCCAAGACACGACTGGGAACGGCACGGGCGATATTCAAGGGATCATCAAACGCCTTGATTATTTACAAACCCTCGGCATTGACGGCATTTGGATTACACCAATGTACGTTTCGCCACAAATTGACAACGGCTACGACATCGCCGATTACCGCAATATCGACCCAAGTTACGGCACAATGGCGGATTTTGAACAACTAATTGCCGAGGCACACAAACGCAATATCCGTATAGTTATGGATATGGTGTTCAATCATAGTTCTACCTTCCACGAATGGTTTAAACAAGGCGAAGATCCAAACAGTCCATACCACGACTACTACATCTGGAAAGAACAACCGACTAACTGGAAATCCAAATTCGGCGGTTCGGCGTGGAAATGGTCGGACAAAGCACAAAAATACTACTTGCACCTATTCGCCCCTGAACAAGCAGATTTAAACTGGGAAACCCCAAAACTGCGGTCAGAATTATTTGATATTTGCAAATTCTGGGCAGAAAAAGGCATTGACGGCTTGCGTTTAGACGTGGTGAATTTGATTTCCAAACCTGAAAAATTTGAAGATGATTTTGAAGGCGACGGTCGTCGTTTTTATACGGACGGACCAAAAATTCATCAGTACTTACAAATGTTAAATCAAAACGCCTTAACGCCATACGGCTTAATGACTGTCGGCGAAATGTCGTCCACCAAATTGGAACACTGCCAACAGTACGCCAATTTGAACGGTTCGGAATTGTCGATGACCTTCAATTTCCACCATTTAAAAGTGGATTACCCAAACGGCGAAAAATGGACGTACGCAAAGCCTGATTATGTGGAATTGAAGTCCATCTTCAACTACTGGCAACAAGGTATGCACGGCAAAGCGTGGAATGCGTTGTTCTGGTGTAACCACGACCAACCGCGTATCGTTTCCCGTTTTGGCGATGAAGGCGAACTTCGCACCACGTCGGCAAAAATGTTAGCGATGTTGCTGCACGGTATGCAAGGCACGCCGTATATTTATCAAGGGGAAGAAATCGGAATGACTAACCCGAATTTTGCCACCATTGAAGAATATCGTGATGTGGAAAGCTTAAACGCCTATGCGGAACTGAAAGAAAAAGGTGTTAGCGAAGATATGATTATCAAAATTCTTGCGCAAAAATCCCGTGATAATTCACGCACACCTGTGCAATGGGACAGCTCGAAAAATGCCGGTTTTTCCACAGGCACACCGTGGATTGATGTGGCACGCAATTACAATGAAATCAACGTAGAACAAGCACTTTCAGATAAAAATTCCGTGTTCTACACCTACCAACAGCTAATCGCCTTACGCAAAAAATTAGTTGTGCTAACCGATGGTGACTATCAAGATTTACTGCCACAACATCCGTCCGTTTGGGCTTATCAACGCACCAACACAACGGAAAAATTGACGGTAGTGGCGAATTTGAGTAATCAAGAGCAGACAGTAGCGCTTACATTACAAGGCACTATCTTAATGAATAATAATGATGAAATAGATATAACATCTAATCAGGTTACATTGAAACCTTATCAAGCAATTTATTTGCTAGCTTAA
- a CDS encoding autotransporter domain-containing protein, with protein MKKHSLFVQSKSFPFALSALTLLIATASTQSLANGTSPTIEIEKISFGGEYVGGISADGRYIVSKAYNDNGKGRFTLWHGENWQTKTDLGTFRSDNLGWSDANNINADGRYIVGWAENDNGRRRAIVWHGENWQTKTDLGTLASDNSGDSGAGDINADGRYIVGSAYNDNRKTRATLWHGENWQTKTELGTLRSDNLGWSDAISINADGRYIVGRADNDNGEERATLWHGENWQTKTDLGTLKSDNSGNSWATNINADGRYIVGGAENDNGEYRATLWLGENWQTKTDLGTLKSDNSGESRAGAINADGRYIVGGAENDNGEYRATLWLGENWQTKTDLGTLKSDNSGESRAYRISDDGSVIGGWANSDDAEQVATLWKIRNLDVVKENVEPTPNSDTVTENVTPTPNLDVVKENVEPTPNSDTVTENVTPTPNLDVVKENVEPTPNSDTVTENVTPTPNLDVVKVNVEHTRQLLSEMGVSTLALTESQRLALQRLHYYCSPSVAGKFCYQLDAEWSQQGKVKDSATTLGVGYRFLPQLSMNLKFDRSFARHLPAHYRKQSSNHGIGIAFTAHLPTENGEWYLQPSFAWNSYDVQIVRPVLDHTEAGVGNSKMKGKSYRLTVGKTLNFAENKWVDAYVGVEHSQVKRSGYTEQNAEFPVTFAGLTDKNTALFAGIQTKLPITQRLAWLGGVEVARSLNSTPATYNATADYIGQFSYQEESRKNSLKFSTGLNYQITPAIAFSVQPYYNVTGKHHRGVSLGVKGEF; from the coding sequence ATGAAAAAACATTCTCTCTTTGTTCAGTCAAAATCCTTTCCATTTGCCCTGAGTGCATTAACCCTATTAATCGCAACTGCCAGTACTCAAAGCTTGGCAAATGGCACTAGCCCTACAATTGAAATCGAAAAAATTTCCTTCGGTGGAGAATATGTGGGTGGCATTAGTGCCGATGGGCGTTATATTGTGAGTAAAGCTTACAATGATAACGGGAAAGGTAGATTCACCCTTTGGCACGGTGAGAACTGGCAAACCAAAACCGACCTTGGCACCTTCAGAAGTGATAATTTAGGCTGGTCTGATGCTAACAACATCAACGCCGATGGGCGTTATATTGTGGGGTGGGCTGAGAATGATAACGGGAGACGTAGAGCCATTGTTTGGCACGGCGAGAACTGGCAAACCAAAACCGACCTTGGCACCTTAGCAAGTGATAATTCAGGCGACTCTGGGGCTGGGGACATCAACGCCGATGGGCGTTATATTGTGGGGTCGGCTTATAATGATAACAGGAAAACGAGAGCCACCCTTTGGCACGGTGAGAACTGGCAAACCAAAACCGAACTTGGCACCTTAAGAAGTGATAATTTAGGCTGGTCTGATGCTATCAGCATCAACGCCGATGGGCGTTATATTGTGGGGAGGGCTGACAATGATAACGGGGAAGAGAGAGCCACCCTTTGGCACGGTGAGAACTGGCAAACCAAAACTGACCTTGGCACCTTAAAAAGTGATAATTCAGGCAACTCTTGGGCTACAAACATCAACGCCGATGGGCGTTATATTGTGGGTGGGGCTGAAAATGATAACGGGGAATATAGAGCCACCCTTTGGCTCGGTGAGAACTGGCAAACCAAAACCGACCTTGGCACCTTAAAAAGTGATAATTCAGGCGAGTCTAGGGCTGGAGCCATCAACGCCGATGGGCGTTATATTGTGGGTGGGGCTGAAAATGATAACGGGGAATATAGAGCCACCCTTTGGCTCGGTGAGAACTGGCAAACCAAAACCGACCTTGGCACCTTAAAAAGTGATAATTCAGGCGAGTCTAGGGCTTACCGTATCAGTGACGACGGCAGTGTGATTGGCGGTTGGGCGAATAGCGATGATGCTGAACAAGTTGCGACACTTTGGAAAATTCGCAATCTTGATGTAGTAAAAGAGAATGTTGAGCCTACGCCTAACTCTGATACAGTGACAGAGAATGTTACCCCTACACCTAACCTTGATGTGGTGAAAGAGAATGTTGAGCCTACGCCTAACTCTGATACAGTGACAGAGAATGTTACCCCTACACCTAACCTTGATGTGGTGAAAGAGAATGTTGAGCCTACGCCTAACTCTGATACAGTGACAGAGAATGTTACCCCTACACCTAACCTTGATGTGGTGAAAGTGAATGTGGAGCATACTCGCCAACTCTTAAGTGAAATGGGGGTAAGCACACTCGCCCTGACAGAAAGCCAACGCCTTGCCTTACAACGCTTACATTATTATTGTAGCCCATCTGTGGCAGGCAAATTCTGTTACCAGCTAGATGCTGAGTGGTCACAACAGGGTAAAGTGAAAGACTCTGCCACTACGCTTGGTGTGGGGTATCGTTTTCTTCCACAGTTAAGTATGAACCTAAAATTCGACCGCTCATTTGCACGCCACTTGCCAGCACATTACCGTAAACAAAGCAGTAATCACGGAATAGGGATTGCCTTTACAGCACATCTGCCAACCGAAAATGGCGAGTGGTATTTACAACCAAGTTTTGCTTGGAACAGCTATGATGTCCAAATCGTTCGCCCTGTATTAGACCATACAGAAGCAGGCGTAGGTAATAGTAAAATGAAAGGGAAATCTTACCGCTTGACCGTGGGCAAAACCTTGAATTTTGCTGAAAATAAATGGGTGGATGCTTATGTGGGCGTAGAACATAGCCAAGTAAAACGCAGTGGCTATACGGAGCAAAATGCGGAATTTCCTGTTACCTTTGCAGGCTTAACCGATAAAAACACTGCTTTGTTTGCTGGTATTCAGACTAAATTGCCAATTACACAACGCCTTGCGTGGTTAGGTGGCGTGGAAGTGGCTCGTTCACTTAACTCAACCCCTGCAACCTACAATGCGACAGCAGACTATATCGGGCAATTTAGCTATCAAGAAGAGAGCCGTAAAAATAGCTTAAAATTCAGCACGGGTTTAAATTACCAAATTACCCCTGCGATTGCCTTTAGTGTTCAACCTTACTATAACGTGACAGGTAAACATCATCGTGGTGTTAGCCTTGGCGTAAAAGGTGAGTTCTAA
- a CDS encoding YbaB/EbfC family nucleoid-associated protein, whose product MFGKGGLGGLMKQAQQMQERMQKMQEEIAQLEVTGESGAGLVKVTINGAHNCRRIEIDPSLMEDDKEMVEDLVAAAFNDAVRRADEMQKEKMASVTAGMQLPPGMKFPF is encoded by the coding sequence ATGTTTGGAAAAGGTGGCTTAGGCGGCTTAATGAAACAAGCTCAGCAAATGCAAGAGCGTATGCAAAAAATGCAAGAAGAGATCGCACAATTAGAAGTAACTGGTGAATCAGGTGCTGGCTTGGTGAAAGTGACAATTAATGGTGCACATAACTGCCGTCGTATCGAAATCGATCCATCATTAATGGAAGATGATAAAGAAATGGTAGAAGACTTAGTCGCAGCAGCATTCAACGATGCCGTTCGCCGTGCAGATGAAATGCAAAAAGAAAAAATGGCAAGCGTTACTGCGGGTATGCAATTACCGCCAGGTATGAAATTCCCATTCTAA
- the treB gene encoding PTS trehalose transporter subunit IIBC: MAKQKIDPQNIDKLVEYVGGRDNIATVMHCITRLRFVLNDESKINAKAIEELPMVKANFSTGGQYQVVIGQEVGDYYKLLLEKTGLASVDKEQVKAVARQNQKWYESAISHMADIFIPLLPALISGGLILGFRNVIGDIKMFEDGTKTLVEISAFWASMHSFLWLIGEAIFFFLPVGICWSIARKMGTSPILGIVLGVTLVSSQLMNSYALGSQVPEVWDFGFFSIDKVGYQAQVIPAIMAGLTLSYIERFLTKIVPDFLNLIIVPVTSIILAVFLAHAIIGPIGREIGNGVAYVVKAAMTGEFAPIGAALFGFLYAPLVVTGVHQTSLAIDMQMIQSIGGTPVWPLIALSNIAQASAVVAVLIMAKKASVREVAVPAALSAYLGVTEPAMYGINLKYRFPMLCAMIGSACAALVCGFAGVLASSIGVGGLPGILSIQHQFWGTFAIAMLVAIIVPILLTMMVYKRKVLKGEIE, translated from the coding sequence ATGGCTAAACAAAAAATCGATCCACAAAATATCGATAAACTTGTGGAATATGTCGGTGGTCGTGACAATATTGCAACTGTGATGCACTGTATTACCCGTTTACGCTTCGTGTTAAACGATGAAAGTAAAATCAATGCTAAGGCGATTGAAGAATTACCTATGGTAAAAGCGAACTTTTCTACTGGCGGTCAATATCAAGTCGTGATTGGGCAAGAAGTGGGCGATTACTACAAACTATTATTGGAAAAAACAGGCTTAGCAAGCGTCGATAAAGAGCAAGTGAAAGCCGTTGCACGCCAAAACCAAAAATGGTATGAAAGTGCAATTTCTCATATGGCGGATATTTTCATTCCGTTATTGCCAGCCTTAATCAGCGGAGGTTTAATTTTAGGTTTCCGCAATGTGATCGGCGACATCAAAATGTTTGAGGACGGTACCAAAACATTGGTAGAAATCAGTGCGTTTTGGGCAAGTATGCACTCGTTCTTATGGTTAATCGGCGAAGCGATTTTCTTCTTCCTACCAGTCGGTATCTGTTGGTCTATTGCACGCAAAATGGGAACATCACCAATTTTAGGTATCGTACTTGGGGTTACCTTAGTTTCATCACAGTTGATGAACTCTTACGCATTAGGATCTCAAGTGCCTGAAGTGTGGGATTTTGGTTTCTTTTCAATTGATAAAGTAGGTTATCAAGCCCAAGTTATCCCCGCGATTATGGCTGGTTTAACGCTCTCCTACATTGAACGTTTTTTAACAAAAATCGTGCCAGATTTCTTGAATTTAATCATTGTACCCGTGACATCAATTATTTTAGCGGTATTCTTAGCCCACGCAATTATCGGCCCTATCGGTCGTGAAATCGGCAATGGCGTAGCTTATGTGGTGAAAGCAGCAATGACAGGTGAATTTGCCCCAATCGGAGCGGCATTATTCGGTTTCTTATATGCACCGTTAGTAGTGACAGGCGTTCACCAAACTTCCCTTGCGATTGATATGCAAATGATCCAAAGCATTGGCGGCACACCGGTTTGGCCTTTAATTGCACTATCCAATATTGCTCAGGCATCAGCAGTCGTTGCGGTATTAATTATGGCGAAAAAAGCAAGCGTGCGTGAAGTAGCGGTGCCTGCGGCATTATCTGCTTACTTAGGTGTTACCGAGCCTGCAATGTATGGTATTAACTTAAAATACCGTTTCCCAATGTTATGCGCTATGATTGGTTCGGCTTGTGCAGCATTAGTCTGTGGTTTTGCTGGCGTATTAGCAAGCAGTATCGGTGTAGGTGGTTTACCAGGTATTCTCTCTATTCAACATCAATTCTGGGGCACCTTTGCGATTGCGATGTTAGTAGCAATTATCGTCCCAATTTTATTAACCATGATGGTTTATAAACGTAAAGTGTTGAAAGGCGAAATCGAATAA
- the recR gene encoding recombination mediator RecR, whose protein sequence is MQSSPLLENLMEALRALPGVGPKSAQRMAYHLLQRNRSGGVNLAKALSEAMTHIGHCKSCRTFTEEDECAICQNYRRQMSGQLCVVEMPADIQAIEQTGQFSGRYFVLMGHLSPLDGIGPREIGLDLLQKRLEEESFHEVILATNPTIEGDATANYIAEMCSIHNIKVTRIAHGIPVGSELEMVDGTSLSHSFVGRRDISL, encoded by the coding sequence ATGCAAAGTAGCCCTTTACTTGAAAATCTTATGGAAGCCTTACGAGCCTTACCAGGCGTAGGTCCAAAATCCGCACAACGTATGGCGTATCATCTTTTACAACGTAACCGTTCAGGTGGTGTGAATTTAGCTAAAGCATTGAGCGAAGCAATGACTCACATTGGGCATTGTAAATCTTGCCGTACCTTTACCGAAGAAGATGAGTGTGCTATCTGCCAAAACTACCGCCGTCAAATGAGCGGACAACTTTGTGTCGTTGAAATGCCAGCAGATATTCAAGCGATTGAACAAACAGGGCAATTTTCAGGGCGTTATTTTGTATTAATGGGGCATTTATCTCCCTTAGATGGAATTGGACCACGTGAAATCGGTTTAGATTTACTGCAAAAACGTTTAGAAGAAGAATCTTTCCACGAAGTGATCCTAGCAACCAATCCAACGATTGAGGGCGATGCTACTGCAAATTATATTGCGGAGATGTGTTCCATTCACAATATTAAAGTCACTCGCATTGCACACGGGATTCCTGTTGGAAGTGAATTAGAAATGGTTGACGGAACAAGTCTTTCTCATTCGTTTGTTGGAAGACGAGATATCTCTCTTTAA
- a CDS encoding ZIP family metal transporter, producing MLDYFLSLHPAMQALLAGLFTWFCTIFGSAFVFFFKTVNRKILDSMMGFAGGVMIAASFWSLLAPSLEYAEPSYGSLSWIPAAVGFLAGGFFIRAIDYIVPHLHLSKSIEEAEGIELKRKLPKSMLLFLAITIHNIPEGLAIGVAFGAVAANVAGVDASIMGAIGLAIGIGLQNIPEGSSLALPIRGEGKSRMKAFTYGSLSAIVEPIAAVIGALFVISMTAILPYALAFAAGAMIFVVVEELIPESQSNGNTDIATLSLMLGFVIMMILDVALG from the coding sequence ATGCTAGATTACTTTTTATCTTTACACCCTGCAATGCAAGCACTGCTTGCAGGGTTGTTTACTTGGTTTTGTACCATTTTTGGATCCGCTTTTGTCTTTTTCTTTAAAACGGTAAATCGCAAAATTTTAGATTCAATGATGGGCTTTGCCGGTGGGGTTATGATCGCTGCATCGTTTTGGTCTTTACTCGCACCATCACTTGAATATGCTGAACCGAGCTATGGCAGTTTAAGTTGGATTCCTGCCGCTGTGGGCTTTTTAGCGGGCGGATTTTTCATCCGTGCGATTGACTATATTGTGCCACATTTGCATTTGAGCAAATCTATTGAAGAAGCCGAAGGGATTGAGTTAAAACGCAAATTGCCTAAATCTATGCTACTTTTTCTCGCAATTACGATTCACAATATCCCTGAAGGATTAGCGATTGGCGTTGCTTTTGGTGCAGTAGCGGCTAATGTAGCAGGTGTTGATGCTTCGATTATGGGAGCGATTGGTTTAGCCATTGGGATTGGCTTGCAAAATATTCCTGAAGGCTCTTCCCTTGCACTGCCGATTCGAGGTGAAGGGAAAAGCCGTATGAAAGCATTCACTTACGGATCATTGTCTGCCATTGTTGAGCCGATTGCCGCAGTGATTGGTGCATTATTTGTGATTTCAATGACAGCAATTTTGCCTTATGCTCTTGCATTTGCGGCAGGTGCGATGATTTTCGTTGTGGTTGAAGAGCTTATTCCAGAATCACAAAGTAATGGAAACACCGACATTGCTACACTCAGTTTAATGCTTGGATTTGTTATTATGATGATTTTAGATGTCGCATTAGGCTAA
- the rapA gene encoding RNA polymerase-associated protein RapA: protein MSFVVGQRWISESENNLGLGIVTAVDNRTVTLSFPASDEQRVYAVAVAPLTRVQFQKGDRVTSVDGWQLDIEDVVENQGVVLYLGKRVDTQAESVLPEMQLDHKVSFSKPQDRLFSAQIDRSDRFALRYRALKHQQAQFQSELRGMRGIRASLIPHQLHIAKEVGQRLAPRVLLADEVGLGKTIEAGMILQQQLFSGRVDRVLVLVPESLQHQWLVEMLRRFSLNFSLFDEERCADFTKKDEDNNDISENPFETEALVIASIDWLSANPQRAKLVLDADWDMLIVDEAHHLEWDEQNPSMAYQFVAQLSKQISAVLLLTATPEQLGQESHFARLALLDPDRFYDYQAFVEEQKQYQPVADAVATLLNDKPLSAKEQESISELLAEEDVEPMFRIINSEASEEQRREVRQELISELIDRHGTSRVLFRNTRQGVKGFPHRIYNEIVLEMPTQYANALKVIGMMGGNKMEDLLYPERLFQRMNPNAKWHEFDPRIEWLITFLKNHRDEKILVICKQADTAIQLEQVLREKEAIRSAVFHEKMSIVERDKASAYFAQQEDGAQVLISSSIGSEGRNFQFARRLVLFNLPDNPDLLEQNIGRLDRIGQKHDIEIYVPCFNHSTQLILAEWYHRGLNAFEETCPMGATLFREFNAELTAYLLNPERSEAFEAFVEQTHKRQQQLKVELEKGRDRLLELNSNGGETAQQLAQAIAEQDDNPQLVNFALNLFDVIGLEQEDLGEKSIVISPTGHMLVPDFPGLSEEGNTVTFDRELALMREDVLFLTWDHPMIRNGIDLITSGDIGKSAVSLLVNKNLPAGTLLLEAIYIVEAQAPKDLQLTRFLPPTPVRILLDNKGNDMAAQVSFAGLEKQLKPVNKQMANKIAKMARGDIEKLIAFSDEKVVPQAQALIEQAKQNADHTLGAELHRLTSLQAVNKNIRADEIQALEQLREVSLKHLDQANWRLDSLRVIVSNQA, encoded by the coding sequence ATGAGCTTTGTAGTCGGACAACGTTGGATTAGTGAGTCGGAAAATAACTTAGGATTAGGCATTGTCACCGCAGTGGATAACCGCACTGTGACCCTTTCATTTCCTGCATCGGACGAACAACGTGTGTACGCTGTTGCCGTTGCCCCTTTAACCCGTGTGCAATTCCAAAAAGGCGATCGTGTTACCAGTGTTGACGGCTGGCAGTTAGATATTGAAGATGTCGTTGAAAATCAAGGGGTTGTACTCTATTTAGGTAAACGTGTCGATACTCAAGCAGAGAGCGTTCTGCCTGAAATGCAACTCGATCATAAAGTGAGTTTTAGTAAACCGCAGGATCGTCTATTCTCTGCCCAAATTGATCGCAGTGATCGTTTCGCCCTGCGTTATCGTGCCTTGAAACATCAACAAGCCCAGTTTCAATCTGAACTGCGTGGAATGCGTGGTATTCGTGCAAGCCTAATTCCCCATCAATTACATATTGCTAAAGAAGTCGGGCAACGTCTTGCCCCCCGAGTGTTACTTGCAGATGAAGTGGGGTTAGGTAAAACCATTGAAGCAGGTATGATTTTGCAACAACAGCTTTTCTCTGGGCGAGTAGATCGTGTGTTGGTGCTTGTGCCGGAAAGTTTGCAACATCAATGGCTGGTTGAAATGCTTCGTCGCTTTAGCCTGAATTTCTCACTGTTTGATGAAGAACGTTGTGCCGATTTCACGAAGAAAGATGAAGATAATAACGACATCAGTGAAAATCCGTTTGAAACGGAAGCCTTAGTGATTGCGTCTATTGATTGGTTATCGGCAAATCCACAGCGTGCTAAACTGGTGCTTGATGCCGATTGGGATATGTTGATTGTTGATGAAGCTCATCATTTGGAATGGGACGAGCAAAATCCAAGTATGGCATATCAGTTTGTCGCACAACTATCCAAACAGATTTCAGCGGTCTTGTTACTCACGGCGACCCCTGAGCAATTAGGACAAGAGAGCCATTTTGCTCGTTTAGCCTTGCTAGATCCTGACCGTTTCTACGATTATCAAGCCTTTGTGGAAGAGCAGAAACAGTATCAGCCAGTCGCCGATGCGGTTGCTACCTTGCTGAACGATAAGCCGTTAAGTGCCAAAGAGCAGGAAAGTATCAGTGAATTGCTGGCGGAAGAAGATGTTGAGCCGATGTTCCGTATCATTAACTCGGAAGCGAGCGAAGAACAGCGTCGGGAAGTCCGCCAAGAGTTAATCAGTGAGTTAATTGACCGACACGGAACAAGCCGTGTGTTATTCCGCAATACTCGTCAAGGCGTAAAAGGCTTCCCACACCGTATTTACAACGAAATTGTGCTGGAAATGCCAACGCAATATGCAAATGCCTTGAAAGTAATAGGTATGATGGGCGGAAATAAGATGGAAGATCTGCTCTACCCTGAACGCCTATTCCAACGTATGAACCCAAATGCGAAGTGGCACGAGTTTGACCCACGCATTGAATGGTTAATTACCTTCCTGAAAAATCATCGTGATGAAAAAATTCTGGTGATTTGTAAACAAGCGGATACTGCCATTCAGCTAGAACAAGTGTTGCGTGAAAAAGAAGCTATTCGCTCTGCGGTGTTCCACGAAAAAATGTCGATTGTGGAGCGAGATAAAGCCTCTGCATACTTTGCTCAACAAGAAGATGGTGCGCAGGTGCTAATTAGCTCAAGTATCGGCTCAGAAGGTCGAAACTTCCAGTTTGCACGCCGTTTAGTGCTGTTTAATCTGCCTGATAACCCGGACTTGCTCGAACAAAATATTGGGCGTTTAGACCGTATCGGGCAAAAACACGACATTGAAATCTATGTGCCGTGTTTCAATCATTCCACCCAGTTGATCTTGGCGGAATGGTACCATCGTGGCTTAAATGCCTTTGAAGAAACTTGTCCGATGGGGGCGACGTTATTTAGAGAATTTAATGCGGAACTCACCGCTTACCTACTCAATCCTGAACGTAGCGAAGCCTTTGAAGCCTTTGTGGAACAGACCCATAAACGCCAGCAACAGCTTAAAGTGGAATTAGAAAAAGGGCGAGATCGTCTGTTAGAACTCAACTCGAACGGCGGTGAAACTGCTCAACAATTAGCTCAAGCTATTGCTGAACAAGACGACAATCCGCAGTTAGTCAATTTTGCCTTGAATTTATTTGATGTGATTGGCTTAGAACAGGAAGACTTAGGCGAAAAAAGCATTGTGATAAGTCCGACAGGACATATGCTGGTGCCTGATTTCCCTGGACTTTCTGAAGAAGGCAACACCGTGACTTTTGACCGTGAACTTGCCCTAATGCGAGAAGATGTGTTGTTCTTAACGTGGGATCACCCGATGATCCGCAACGGAATCGATCTTATTACGTCAGGTGATATAGGTAAGAGTGCGGTTTCATTACTCGTCAATAAAAACTTGCCGGCAGGCACGTTACTGCTTGAAGCGATCTATATCGTAGAAGCCCAAGCACCAAAAGATTTACAGCTCACCCGTTTCCTACCACCAACGCCTGTGCGTATCTTGCTGGATAACAAAGGCAACGATATGGCAGCGCAGGTGTCGTTTGCAGGGCTAGAAAAACAGCTCAAGCCGGTCAATAAACAGATGGCAAATAAAATTGCGAAGATGGCTCGTGGTGATATTGAGAAGCTGATTGCATTCAGTGATGAAAAAGTTGTGCCACAAGCACAAGCCTTGATTGAACAAGCAAAACAGAATGCGGATCACACTTTAGGTGCTGAATTACACCGCTTGACATCACTACAAGCGGTGAACAAAAACATTCGTGCTGATGAAATCCAAGCCTTAGAGCAGTTGCGAGAAGTATCACTGAAACACCTAGACCAAGCAAATTGGCGATTGGATAGTTTAAGGGTGATTGTGAGTAATCAGGCATAA